The proteins below are encoded in one region of Paenisporosarcina cavernae:
- the mreBH gene encoding rod-share determining protein MreBH: MFSGMDIGIDLGTANILVYTKNKGIILNEPSVVAMDTRNNTVITFGEDAKNMIGKTPGTISAIRPLKDGVIADFDVTTEMLRLVMKKVGKILGSSVRKPNVMVCTPSGATSVERRAIHDAVKNSGAKEVHLIEEPVAAAIGADLPVSEPIASVIVDIGGGTTEVGIISFGGVVSSNTVKVAGDRMDEDIVQFVRKQYNVLIGERTAENIKKEVGYALVPHKVESMDVRGRDVMTGLPKTISVSSVEVQETLKESLMAILETIRATLESCPPELSGDIVDQGIVITGGGALLKGMQEWLSTEISVPVHLAPQPLESVAIGTGRSLVMMDKIQKIAR; encoded by the coding sequence ATGTTTTCTGGTATGGATATTGGAATAGATCTTGGTACAGCAAATATTCTCGTTTATACAAAAAATAAAGGTATTATATTAAATGAACCGTCCGTAGTGGCGATGGATACACGTAATAACACAGTCATCACTTTTGGAGAAGATGCCAAAAATATGATCGGAAAAACTCCCGGAACAATTTCAGCTATTCGTCCATTAAAAGACGGCGTAATTGCAGACTTTGATGTTACAACGGAAATGTTGCGTCTTGTTATGAAAAAAGTAGGTAAGATTTTAGGATCATCCGTTCGGAAACCAAACGTAATGGTTTGTACACCATCTGGCGCGACTTCTGTGGAACGTCGTGCGATTCATGATGCCGTTAAAAATAGTGGAGCGAAAGAAGTTCATTTAATCGAAGAGCCCGTTGCAGCAGCGATCGGAGCGGACTTACCTGTTAGTGAACCAATTGCTAGTGTCATCGTAGACATTGGTGGAGGGACAACCGAAGTTGGCATTATTTCTTTCGGTGGAGTCGTTTCTTCGAACACAGTAAAAGTAGCAGGAGATCGAATGGATGAAGATATTGTTCAGTTCGTCCGTAAGCAATACAATGTGTTAATTGGAGAGCGTACAGCAGAGAATATTAAAAAAGAAGTTGGCTATGCACTTGTTCCGCATAAAGTGGAATCCATGGATGTACGTGGACGTGACGTAATGACAGGATTGCCGAAAACAATCTCTGTTAGCTCTGTCGAAGTGCAAGAAACATTAAAAGAGTCTTTAATGGCTATTTTAGAGACGATTCGTGCAACACTTGAAAGTTGCCCGCCTGAATTATCAGGAGATATAGTGGATCAAGGAATTGTCATTACAGGTGGAGGAGCCTTACTCAAAGGAATGCAAGAATGGCTGTCTACCGAAATTTCTGTACCTGTTCACTTAGCACCTCAACCTTTAGAATCAGTTGCAATTGGGACAGGTCGTTCGTTAGTGATGATGGATAAAATTCAAAAAATCGCGCGATAA
- a CDS encoding beta-class carbonic anhydrase has translation MSTLQDILSFNEQFVENKEYEPYITTKFPDKKMVILTCMDTRLVELLPKAMNVKNGDIKMVKSAGAVINHPFGGIMRSLLVAVYELKAEEIYVVGHYDCGMSSIKPEAIKEKIIDRGISKDTFDTLANSGIDVDEWLQGFDNVADSVRHSIHMIRKHPLMVKDIPVHGLVIDPATGKLDLVETDEHLTK, from the coding sequence TTGTCAACTTTGCAAGATATTTTATCCTTTAACGAACAGTTTGTGGAAAACAAAGAGTATGAGCCGTATATCACAACGAAATTTCCAGACAAAAAGATGGTAATCCTAACGTGTATGGATACTCGTTTAGTGGAGTTGTTACCGAAGGCAATGAACGTCAAAAATGGCGACATTAAAATGGTGAAAAGTGCTGGTGCTGTCATCAATCATCCGTTCGGCGGTATTATGCGCAGTTTATTAGTAGCAGTTTATGAATTAAAAGCAGAAGAAATTTATGTTGTTGGTCATTATGATTGTGGTATGTCTAGCATTAAACCAGAAGCAATCAAAGAAAAAATTATCGATCGAGGCATCTCGAAAGATACGTTTGATACACTTGCGAATTCTGGAATTGACGTAGATGAATGGTTACAAGGTTTTGATAATGTAGCTGATTCTGTTCGTCATAGCATTCATATGATTCGAAAACACCCACTAATGGTGAAAGACATTCCTGTACATGGATTAGTAATTGATCCTGCTACTGGAAAATTAGATTTAGTGGAAACAGACGAGCACTTAACGAAATAA
- a CDS encoding DUF4395 domain-containing protein — MQTIPKPLVLANQWTIVLSVLAALIFQNHWILIVPLVFGISQLAFGFHPIMKITKLFLSKPLNTYIQEDRDQQKFNQYIALTFLTIAIVSGIFHFTILSIISTIMVGLAAFIAIMGFCVGCFIRFQYQQWKYRRKNPSY; from the coding sequence ATGCAAACAATACCTAAACCGTTAGTATTAGCGAATCAATGGACTATTGTGTTATCTGTTTTGGCTGCGTTGATTTTTCAAAACCACTGGATTCTTATTGTTCCGCTTGTTTTCGGAATAAGTCAGTTAGCTTTCGGTTTTCATCCAATCATGAAAATCACTAAATTGTTTCTGTCCAAACCATTAAACACTTACATTCAAGAGGACAGAGATCAACAGAAATTTAATCAATATATCGCATTAACTTTTTTGACAATTGCTATAGTAAGTGGAATCTTTCACTTCACTATTCTTTCCATCATTTCTACAATAATGGTTGGATTAGCTGCGTTTATAGCGATTATGGGCTTCTGTGTAGGGTGTTTTATCCGATTTCAATATCAACAGTGGAAGTATCGACGGAAAAATCCTTCGTACTGA
- a CDS encoding GNAT family N-acetyltransferase, translating into MYHLMEGKKCYLRTLREEDAIRMAFLVGRNRHYWSEFEPRHEDAYYTVETQRERIREILIETSKGREFNFGIFDAKTSELIGNISMYGVKRHPFLSAFVGYSIDKDWAGFGYGTEAVRLVTSFGWKKLRLHRIEAYVSPRNIGSIKVLEKAGFTREGLLRELLFINGKWEDHYMYGMLEHDVKRR; encoded by the coding sequence ATGTATCATTTAATGGAAGGTAAGAAGTGTTATTTGCGTACATTGCGAGAGGAAGATGCTATCCGCATGGCATTTTTAGTCGGTAGAAATCGACACTATTGGTCTGAATTTGAACCACGCCATGAAGATGCTTACTATACTGTCGAAACGCAAAGAGAACGTATTCGAGAAATACTCATTGAAACGTCGAAGGGCAGAGAATTTAATTTTGGGATTTTTGATGCAAAAACAAGTGAACTGATTGGCAATATTTCTATGTATGGAGTAAAGCGACACCCTTTTCTAAGTGCGTTTGTCGGTTATTCTATTGATAAGGATTGGGCAGGTTTTGGGTACGGAACTGAAGCAGTAAGGTTAGTCACTAGCTTTGGATGGAAAAAGCTCCGTTTGCACCGAATTGAAGCATATGTGTCACCTCGTAATATAGGATCTATTAAAGTGCTCGAAAAAGCAGGCTTTACTAGAGAAGGATTACTTCGAGAACTTCTTTTTATTAATGGGAAATGGGAAGATCATTACATGTATGGAATGCTAGAACACGATGTGAAAAGAAGATAA
- a CDS encoding M3 family oligoendopeptidase, which translates to MVTYSEKWDVNTFFSGGSDSPQLKEHLQNLRKEITEYEKKAKNLQIPSSADDAATLAEIIEATASVEKNLDQASSVIGCFVAQDTEDKKATLLQSEMSALYAKFSTSFQLVQQTMSKTDDVVWEKLMESNDLKNFAFVLNEWKMWTAERLSEKEEQLITALGVDGYHGWGQLYDMLVSDVRITMTIDGETKSYSVGQASNLSSHEDPAVRKEAHDLLEKAWAEKEEFFAKTLNHLGGFRLATYEKRGWDSVLKEPLMINRMSEETLKAMWGAIAAHKSLFVDYMNRKAEMLGVENLNWYDLDAPVSSANSKVNYQEGAEFILKHFKKFGPELESFSRGAFEKEWIEAEDRDNKRPGGFCTYMPLDQESRIFMTYSGTMSNVATLAHELGHAFHSYAMKDVHWMNTNYAMGVAETASTFAEMIVADASVKEASSKEEKIALLEDKIQRSVALFMNIYARFLFETRFYEERKEGIVSAERLNTLMEEAQREAFGDALGDVHPHFWASKLHFYITGVPFYNFPYTFGYLFSLSIYAKAKEEGTAFESKYIDLLKDTASMTVEDLAMKHLQEDITQLAFWEKGIALCEEDVTEFLSLTKK; encoded by the coding sequence ATGGTAACTTATTCAGAAAAATGGGATGTTAACACATTTTTTTCGGGCGGAAGTGATTCGCCTCAGCTAAAAGAGCATTTGCAAAACTTGCGAAAAGAAATTACCGAGTACGAAAAAAAGGCAAAGAATTTACAAATTCCTAGCTCCGCAGACGATGCAGCTACTCTTGCAGAAATAATTGAAGCAACAGCTAGTGTGGAGAAAAATTTAGATCAAGCGAGCTCCGTCATAGGTTGTTTTGTAGCACAAGACACGGAAGATAAAAAAGCAACCCTTCTCCAATCTGAAATGAGTGCACTGTATGCGAAATTTTCAACGAGTTTCCAGCTAGTGCAACAAACAATGTCTAAAACAGATGACGTTGTGTGGGAAAAGTTGATGGAGTCGAACGATTTAAAGAATTTTGCGTTTGTATTAAATGAATGGAAAATGTGGACAGCAGAACGCTTATCAGAAAAAGAAGAGCAACTAATTACAGCGCTTGGAGTAGACGGTTACCACGGTTGGGGTCAATTATACGACATGCTTGTGAGTGATGTTCGCATCACGATGACGATTGATGGAGAGACAAAGTCGTATTCAGTCGGCCAAGCAAGCAATTTAAGCTCGCATGAAGATCCAGCTGTACGTAAAGAAGCACATGATTTATTGGAAAAAGCATGGGCAGAAAAAGAAGAGTTTTTTGCAAAAACGTTAAATCATTTAGGTGGTTTCCGCTTAGCAACGTACGAAAAGCGTGGTTGGGATTCTGTATTAAAAGAACCGTTAATGATTAATCGTATGAGTGAAGAAACGTTAAAAGCGATGTGGGGAGCAATTGCTGCGCATAAATCCCTATTTGTAGACTATATGAACCGCAAAGCAGAAATGCTAGGAGTAGAAAACTTAAATTGGTATGACTTAGATGCGCCAGTATCTAGTGCAAATTCAAAAGTGAACTACCAAGAAGGTGCTGAGTTTATCCTGAAACATTTTAAGAAATTCGGACCTGAGCTAGAGTCGTTTTCAAGGGGTGCTTTTGAAAAAGAGTGGATTGAAGCTGAGGATCGTGATAATAAACGACCAGGTGGATTCTGCACCTATATGCCACTAGATCAAGAATCGCGTATTTTTATGACGTATAGTGGCACGATGTCAAATGTCGCAACACTTGCACATGAGCTTGGTCATGCATTTCATTCCTATGCAATGAAAGATGTTCATTGGATGAATACAAATTATGCAATGGGTGTTGCTGAGACGGCATCTACATTTGCTGAAATGATTGTTGCTGATGCGTCTGTAAAGGAAGCATCGTCGAAGGAAGAAAAAATTGCCTTACTAGAAGATAAAATTCAAAGAAGCGTCGCTTTATTTATGAATATTTATGCTCGATTCTTATTTGAAACTCGTTTCTATGAGGAGCGAAAAGAGGGGATCGTTTCAGCAGAGCGATTAAATACGTTGATGGAAGAAGCGCAACGGGAAGCATTTGGTGATGCCTTAGGTGATGTTCATCCACATTTTTGGGCATCTAAGCTGCATTTCTACATTACAGGCGTACCATTCTATAACTTCCCATATACATTCGGATACTTATTTAGCTTAAGTATCTATGCGAAGGCAAAAGAAGAAGGAACTGCTTTTGAGTCGAAGTATATCGATTTATTAAAAGATACAGCGAGTATGACCGTGGAGGATTTAGCAATGAAACACCTTCAAGAAGACATTACACAACTCGCATTTTGGGAAAAAGGAATTGCACTGTGTGAAGAGGACGTTACAGAATTTTTGTCATTGACGAAGAAGTAA
- a CDS encoding TspO/MBR family protein codes for MYVLSFIGWLAVVIVNALSNILPFNGQTTGEISNRIPVLFTPAGYVFSIWSLIYVLAILWIYFQWKNRQNETPHTRKQLTLFLLSCIWNISWIFSWHYEYFLLSVIIMLAFLVTLILLYHTYPKTGNKWYEKMPISVYLGWISVATIANISYVLTYYEWSGWGLSDPLWTVIMMTIGAALALHIRYHEYDIAYPLVFIWAFIGIAVRNGFDELLVSTAALFLAAVILAGILFIKKKEK; via the coding sequence ATGTATGTTTTATCTTTTATTGGCTGGTTAGCAGTAGTCATTGTGAACGCCTTATCGAATATTCTCCCTTTTAATGGACAAACAACTGGGGAAATCTCCAATAGAATTCCCGTTCTCTTTACTCCAGCAGGATATGTATTTTCGATTTGGTCTCTTATATACGTATTAGCTATACTATGGATTTACTTTCAGTGGAAGAACCGTCAAAACGAAACGCCGCATACGAGGAAACAACTAACTTTGTTTCTCCTGTCTTGTATTTGGAATATTTCATGGATTTTTAGCTGGCATTATGAATACTTCTTGCTATCCGTCATCATTATGCTCGCATTTTTGGTGACATTAATATTGCTTTACCACACGTATCCAAAAACCGGAAACAAGTGGTATGAAAAAATGCCAATATCCGTCTATCTAGGTTGGATCAGTGTTGCAACCATTGCGAACATTTCGTATGTACTTACGTATTATGAATGGAGCGGATGGGGATTAAGTGATCCGCTGTGGACGGTTATTATGATGACAATAGGAGCTGCATTGGCTCTTCATATTCGCTACCATGAATACGACATTGCCTACCCACTAGTCTTCATTTGGGCTTTCATCGGAATCGCTGTACGAAACGGTTTTGATGAATTACTCGTATCGACTGCCGCACTCTTTTTAGCTGCCGTTATCTTAGCAGGAATCCTTTTCATTAAGAAAAAAGAAAAATAA
- the map gene encoding type I methionyl aminopeptidase, protein MIAKTTEDFESLHKIGKIVAEIRDAMKAYTKPGVTTKDIDELGGKMFEEMGAISGPKGEYDFPGYTCISVNEEVAHGIPGSRVIKDGDLVNIDVSGSYNGYFADTGISFVVGEDAKKEKLCEVAKSSFDRAMLKVKAGAKLNQIGKAVQREARDNGFNVIMNLTGHGVGKSLHEEPQHILNYFDAWETTILKEGMVLAVEPFISEKAEHIIESGDGWTFITADKSNVAQIEHTIIVTKDEPIILTK, encoded by the coding sequence ATGATTGCAAAAACAACAGAAGACTTTGAGTCGTTACACAAAATAGGGAAGATCGTTGCTGAGATTCGCGACGCGATGAAAGCATATACGAAGCCAGGCGTCACGACAAAAGATATTGACGAACTCGGCGGGAAAATGTTTGAGGAAATGGGAGCGATATCCGGTCCTAAAGGGGAATATGACTTCCCAGGATATACGTGCATTAGTGTCAATGAAGAAGTGGCACATGGCATTCCAGGGTCACGCGTCATTAAAGATGGCGACTTAGTGAATATCGATGTATCCGGATCGTACAACGGCTATTTTGCGGATACAGGAATTTCATTCGTCGTTGGAGAAGACGCGAAAAAAGAAAAATTATGTGAAGTAGCGAAATCCTCGTTTGATCGAGCAATGCTGAAAGTAAAAGCGGGTGCGAAGCTGAACCAAATCGGAAAAGCTGTGCAACGTGAAGCTAGAGACAACGGATTTAATGTCATCATGAACTTAACAGGTCATGGTGTAGGAAAATCATTACACGAAGAACCACAACACATCTTAAACTACTTTGATGCATGGGAAACGACAATTCTAAAAGAAGGCATGGTCCTTGCCGTAGAACCATTCATTTCCGAAAAAGCGGAGCACATCATCGAGTCTGGCGATGGATGGACATTTATCACTGCGGATAAATCAAATGTAGCGCAAATTGAACACACCATCATCGTCACAAAAGACGAACCAATTATCTTAACGAAATAA
- the thiT gene encoding energy-coupled thiamine transporter ThiT: protein MRNKKLVWMVEIAIFAALAFALDFVKWSMPQGGAVSLAMIPIVIMAFRRGIGAGMATGALFGLLQIVTGMMSITPLSFEFVILQVVLEYIVAFMVIGLAGVMKNRFDEGFEEGSKGKMIGAVIVGVIFAGAIRYVIHVIAGYFFWGMYAEGNALIYSAVYNATYMIPLVLLTGIVCGLLFAAAPRLLEAKTA from the coding sequence ATGAGAAATAAGAAGTTAGTTTGGATGGTTGAAATTGCGATTTTTGCAGCGCTTGCTTTTGCGCTAGATTTCGTGAAATGGAGTATGCCGCAAGGTGGTGCAGTTAGTCTTGCAATGATCCCGATTGTGATCATGGCTTTCCGACGAGGAATTGGTGCAGGCATGGCGACAGGAGCCTTGTTTGGATTGCTACAAATCGTAACTGGGATGATGAGCATTACACCATTATCGTTTGAATTTGTCATTTTACAAGTAGTATTAGAATATATTGTGGCATTCATGGTAATTGGTTTGGCTGGAGTAATGAAAAACCGATTTGATGAAGGATTTGAAGAAGGCTCAAAAGGAAAAATGATTGGGGCTGTCATAGTCGGTGTAATATTTGCAGGTGCTATTCGTTACGTGATTCATGTTATCGCAGGCTACTTTTTCTGGGGGATGTATGCAGAAGGAAATGCGCTTATTTACTCCGCAGTATATAACGCGACATATATGATTCCGCTTGTTTTATTAACCGGAATCGTTTGTGGATTATTATTCGCTGCTGCCCCTAGGTTATTAGAAGCAAAAACAGCATAA
- a CDS encoding M20 family metallopeptidase — MIELLKDLISIKSDTLAGANEALQYCSEWLTKHSITHEVLENKGKLMLEARIGSGDSTIIWNGHVDVVPGNEEQFIPRLEGDKLYGRGAADMKAGVAAMMEAFRRISEDPTSLSHCILLHIVTDEETGGMDTSGYLVEQGRTGDFVICGEPTHLELSIQSKGMVDLDINFHGKAAHGSRPWQGVNAIEMAYDFHEKMQQLPFTKANNEFYESPSINLAKISAGNRYNVVPDCCEVSYDIRFVPGQDPEEIVKELTELATSLHSKNELEIYGISPAVTTERSSEYVQTLAKITADVRETEPTIFGQHGAADTRYYAETGAGAIEFGPSGEDWHGPEEFVYVSSALQFVEILVRQATT; from the coding sequence ATGATTGAATTATTGAAAGACTTGATTTCCATTAAAAGTGATACGCTAGCAGGAGCAAACGAAGCACTTCAATATTGCTCCGAATGGCTCACTAAGCATTCTATCACCCATGAAGTATTAGAAAACAAAGGAAAGCTAATGCTAGAAGCCCGAATTGGTTCAGGAGATTCCACGATAATTTGGAATGGCCATGTGGATGTTGTTCCTGGGAATGAAGAGCAGTTTATCCCACGTTTAGAAGGCGACAAATTATACGGACGTGGTGCAGCAGACATGAAAGCCGGGGTCGCAGCAATGATGGAAGCATTTCGTCGTATATCGGAAGACCCTACTTCTCTCTCCCACTGCATTCTATTGCATATTGTGACCGATGAGGAAACAGGCGGAATGGATACATCTGGCTACCTAGTCGAACAAGGACGCACCGGTGATTTTGTCATCTGCGGGGAACCGACACATTTAGAGCTGAGTATTCAATCTAAAGGCATGGTGGATTTAGATATTAATTTCCATGGAAAAGCGGCTCACGGCTCGCGTCCTTGGCAAGGGGTGAACGCAATTGAGATGGCATATGATTTCCACGAGAAAATGCAGCAATTACCGTTTACGAAGGCGAACAATGAGTTTTACGAAAGTCCCTCGATCAATTTAGCAAAGATATCGGCTGGCAACCGTTACAATGTAGTTCCGGATTGCTGTGAAGTCTCGTATGACATCCGCTTTGTGCCGGGGCAAGATCCAGAAGAAATCGTCAAAGAGCTTACGGAGCTCGCAACTTCCCTTCATTCCAAAAACGAACTGGAGATTTACGGGATTTCGCCTGCTGTGACTACTGAGCGCTCGAGTGAGTACGTTCAAACGCTTGCGAAGATTACGGCCGATGTGCGGGAAACAGAACCGACTATTTTTGGACAACACGGCGCTGCGGATACACGCTATTATGCGGAGACTGGGGCTGGTGCGATTGAATTTGGCCCTTCTGGGGAAGACTGGCATGGACCGGAAGAATTTGTGTATGTGTCCTCTGCCTTGCAGTTTGTCGAAATTTTGGTGAGACAGGCGACGACGTGA
- a CDS encoding DUF4870 domain-containing protein: protein MENSRILSALCYFSVFFAPFLLPIIVFFITPDELVKHHAKRSLISHLIPIALGIFGAIGFSLLFAGVSYAGDAGYSGSGIGFAAGLPIIMVLLYGILSLVILIWNVVQGIKVLQE, encoded by the coding sequence TTGGAGAACAGTCGTATATTATCTGCACTTTGTTATTTTAGCGTGTTTTTCGCGCCGTTCTTATTACCGATTATTGTGTTTTTTATCACGCCAGATGAGCTAGTGAAACATCATGCGAAGCGGTCATTAATTTCTCATCTCATCCCAATTGCACTTGGTATCTTTGGGGCAATAGGATTTAGTCTATTGTTTGCTGGAGTGTCGTATGCGGGTGACGCGGGATACAGTGGTAGTGGAATTGGTTTTGCTGCTGGATTGCCAATCATCATGGTACTTTTATATGGTATTCTTTCGTTGGTCATCCTGATCTGGAATGTAGTTCAAGGCATCAAAGTGCTTCAAGAATAG
- a CDS encoding aminopeptidase, with translation MNFHEKMAEYAELAVRVGVNIQKGQYLSIGTTTETLEFTRLVVEKAYEAGAGYVHVQFTDEKINRAFYELAPEDQMSNIPSWIVAQRDYLVDQKGASLWIDAEDPDALTGVSVKRLSERSKAFGKALEKFRQATMTDKIAWSIVAIPSPKWAAKVFPNLPEEEQVPALWDAIFKAVRIGEGTAVEQWKAHVDALESRAAMLNEKRFAKLVYRAPGTDLSIELPKNHIWMSGASRTPDNTPFIANMPTEEVYTAPLKNGVNGVVRNTKPLAYQGNIIDGFELTFENGKIVKAHAAIGDDILQEMISNDEGSAYLGEIALVPHKSPISDSNILFFNTLFDENASNHLAIGEAYPTCIEGGRDMNEEQIKAAGLNVSITHEDFMIGSEHMDIDGIQEDGTEVAIFREGNWAF, from the coding sequence ATGAATTTTCACGAAAAAATGGCCGAATACGCAGAACTTGCAGTGCGTGTTGGAGTTAACATTCAAAAGGGGCAATATTTAAGTATTGGAACAACAACGGAAACGTTAGAATTTACTCGCTTAGTTGTAGAAAAAGCGTATGAAGCTGGAGCTGGCTATGTCCATGTTCAGTTTACGGATGAAAAAATTAATCGTGCATTTTACGAATTAGCACCAGAAGACCAAATGAGTAATATTCCTTCTTGGATCGTTGCGCAACGTGACTATTTAGTCGATCAAAAAGGCGCAAGTTTGTGGATAGATGCAGAAGATCCAGATGCACTCACTGGCGTATCCGTGAAGCGCTTATCAGAACGCTCGAAAGCATTTGGGAAAGCACTTGAAAAGTTCCGCCAAGCGACGATGACGGACAAAATTGCTTGGTCGATTGTTGCAATTCCATCTCCTAAATGGGCAGCAAAAGTATTCCCGAACCTACCGGAAGAAGAGCAAGTTCCTGCACTATGGGATGCTATTTTTAAAGCGGTTCGTATCGGAGAAGGAACTGCCGTGGAACAATGGAAAGCACACGTGGATGCGTTGGAATCTCGCGCAGCGATGTTAAATGAAAAACGCTTTGCAAAATTAGTGTACCGTGCACCAGGAACAGACTTAAGTATTGAACTTCCAAAAAACCATATTTGGATGTCAGGAGCAAGTCGCACACCAGATAATACGCCATTTATTGCGAACATGCCGACAGAAGAAGTGTATACAGCACCTCTTAAGAATGGTGTAAATGGTGTAGTTCGAAACACGAAACCTCTTGCGTATCAAGGAAACATCATCGACGGATTCGAATTAACATTTGAAAACGGAAAAATTGTCAAAGCGCATGCGGCAATTGGTGATGACATCCTACAAGAAATGATTTCAAACGATGAAGGATCTGCGTACTTAGGTGAAATTGCATTAGTACCGCACAAATCACCAATCTCCGATTCGAACATCCTTTTCTTCAATACATTATTTGATGAAAACGCATCTAACCACTTGGCAATAGGAGAAGCATACCCGACTTGTATCGAAGGTGGCCGCGATATGAACGAAGAACAAATTAAAGCAGCCGGATTGAATGTCTCCATCACACATGAAGACTTTATGATTGGAAGCGAACACATGGATATCGACGGAATTCAAGAAGATGGCACTGAAGTAGCAATCTTCCGCGAAGGAAACTGGGCGTTTTAA